One stretch of Lemur catta isolate mLemCat1 chromosome 2, mLemCat1.pri, whole genome shotgun sequence DNA includes these proteins:
- the DEFB113 gene encoding beta-defensin 113 — MKILCIFLIFVFTVSYGLSVPQKRPKSAAERKRECRLVRGACKAECNTWEYVFTYCDLEPCCVVREYNKPVAKRISTTTQTTVNNNSNTLYNITL, encoded by the exons ATGAAGatactttgtattttcctgatcTTTGTCTTCACTGTATCTTATGGTCTATCAG TTCCACAGAAAAGACCAAAAAGTGctgcagagagaaaaagagaatgtcGTCTTGTTCGTGGTGCTTGCAAGGCTGAATGCAACACCTGGGAGTACGTGTTTACTTACTGCGATCTTGAGCCCTGCTGTGTGGTACGGGAATACAATAAGCCAGTTGCGAAAAGAATCAGTACTACAACTCAGACAACTGTCAATAATAATTCTAATACACTATATAACATTACACTgtaa